Genomic DNA from Bacillota bacterium:
CGCGAAAGCGGTACGCGGGGAGCCTGTGCCGGAATTCATCAATCTGGAAGACAGGCGACCTCCTCTTCCAGCGGAAGGTCCCATCATCACTCCCGAGAATCTGGACAAGTTTCAGCCGCAGTGGTAGGTACCAAGGTGACTTCTGCCGATGGGGATCCGTGACGCGACATGGGCAATCAGCCGATAGCGATCCTGCGGTCCATAAGTAAGCGATTTGACGGCGTCGAGGCACTCAGGGACGTTTCCCTTGCCATCGAGCGCGGGACAATCCACGCCCTGGTGGGCGAAAACGGGGCGGGCAAGTCGACGCTCGGGAAAATAATGGGCGGAGTGTATCGGCCTGACAGTGGTCAGATCCTGGTGGAGGGACGTCCCGTCGCTTATGGTTCACCGCGGGATGCGTTGGCGGACGGCATTGCCCTGATCTCGCAGGAGGTTGCGCTTGTCTCTCAGCGAACAGTGTTGGACAACGTTTTCCTGGGCATCGAGAGCATCCGGCGGGGGTTTGTGCAGAATGGTGAAATGCGTAAGCGGTACGAACAGTTGACAACTCACTCAGGGTTGTACATCCCTCCGGATGCTCTCGTGTCTTCCTTGCGCCTAGCTGAACAAAAGAAGGTGGAAATCCTTCGGGCTGTTGCGCGGGATGCCCGGCTGATTATCATGGATGAGCCCACGGCTGCTCTGTCCGCGGAGGAAACCCAGAGGCTGTTCTCCCTCATACGGAGGCTGAAGGCGATAGGCACCACCATTGTGTACGTGTCTCACTTCCTCGAAGAAGTACTCTCCCTCGCGGATACAGTGACCGTACTCCGCAACGGCCAGTGCATCAGGACCTCGCCGGTGAGCCAGGAGACACCGGAGAGCCTGGTTGAGTCAATGCTCGGCCGGTACGTCTCCCTCGGTTTTCCGGAGAAGATATACCCCGCGGCTAGAGCACCTGTTGCGCTGTCGGTAAATGGTTTGGACCGGAATGGGGCGTTCGCGGACATTTCTTTTGAGATCCGCGCGGGAGAGATCGTCGGGCTGGCTGGGCTGGTTGGCAGCGGCCGGTCGGAGGTGGCCCGAGCCATCTTCGGGGCGGATCGGCGGACCGCAGGAACGATCCGGGTTCGGGGGAAGGTTGTGAACCCACGCTCGCCCCGGGAAGCGATCGAGGCCGGTATTGCCTTGCTACCCGAAAGCCGGAAACTTCAAGGCCTCATCCTAAAGCTTCCGGTGGGGCACAATGTCTCGCTACCGTACCTTCGGCAAGTGGCGTGGGGGCCCTTTGTACGGTCGCATATTGAGCATCGACGGGTGGGGCAATTGCTCTCGGAACTGGATGTCAGGCCGGCAGATCCTCGGGTCGAAGCCAGATCACTGTCGGGTGGGAACCAGCAGAAGGTCCTCTTTGCAAAGTGGCTCTTCGGGCAGCCGTATGTATTGATAGCTGATGAGCCGACCGCGGGCGTGGACGTTGGTGCGAAGCGTGCAATATACCGACTAATCCATTCCCTCGGGCGCGAAGGGGTGGCCGTTTTGCTGATCTCCTCTGACCTGGCAGAGGTGCTTGGCCTCGCCCACCGGGTCCTCGCGATGCGTCGAGGCCGCATCGTTGGGGAGTTTTCAGGTTCCGAGCTAACGCAAGATGGGGTGATGCATGCGATCTTTGCCGCAGACCAGGGTGGTGCCGACGAATGACCAAAGCAGCGATGGATTGGGCGAGGGTGTGCGCAAGTAAGCGCGGGCTGTCAACGATCCGGACGATCCTGCGCAATTATGGCATTATCCTGGCGTTCGTCTCATTGTTCGTGGTTCTTTCTTTTTCAACTCCGGCGTTTCTAACTGTTAGGAACCTGCATAACATTGTGGACCAGTCAGCCGAGGTTGGTATTGTGGCTTGTGCGATGACTCTAGCAATCATTAGCGGCAACTTCGATCTTTCGGTAGGGGCCATCTTCGCCTTTGCGGGATGCTTAGCAGCGATGGTTGCCGCCAATGGGTACGTGGGGGCGGGGTTGATACTGGGCGTGCTGGCTGGTCTTCTGTTTGGGCTGATAAATGGCTCTATTATTGCGGGATTTCGTGCTCATTCGTTCATCGCTACCCTGGCTACGGGTTACATGATCCGGGGGTTGGCGATGATTCTGACGGGTGGCCGGCTGATCATAGTGGGCAGCCCGGCGTTCAAGACCCTCGGCCAAGGCAGTTTCATGGGTATCAAGTACCCCATCTTCGTGCTGCTTGTCTGGGTGGTGTTCACCTGGATGTTGCTTTCGAAGACCACGTTTGGACGGGCGGTTTATGCCATCGGCGGCAACGCTGAAGCCGCTCGCCTGTCCGGCATCCGGGTGGACCGGGTAAGGACTCTCATATTCGGGCTTAACGGCATCAGTGCTGCACTTGCAGGGCTCCTGACGGTGTCACGCATAAGCCAGGGTCAAGCGGATATCGGTTCGCTGGTGGATTTGCAGGCGATCTCGCGGGTGGTCATTGGTGGTACCAGCATCCTGGGGGGAGAAGGTGCTATCTGGCGCACCGTTTTCGGGGTCTTGTTAATGCGATTAATGGCCAACGGGTTCAATATCCTTAACGTTTCGCCGTTTTACCAGCGCGTGTTCGAAGGGGCAGTGATCCTCTTTGCCGTCGCCCTCGACACGCTGACCCGCTCCCGGCGTCAAAGCTAAGAGTGAAGACGCATGCAGCGGAGGTGGCCGCCCCGGTGGCGGGGGTAATCTTCGACATCATGAGGTATGCCATCCACGACGGGCCCGGAATTCGGACGGTGGTGTTTCTAAAGGGCTGTCCGATGAGTTGTTGGTGGTGCCATAACCCTGAAGGCCAGAGGCCTGGCCAGGAGATCATGTTGTGGGCGGGAAGGTGCATTGGTTGCGGCGAGTGCCTTAAGGTCTGCCGGCACGGAGCCATAATCAACCAGGGTGGTACCGTGCTGGCGGTTACCGAGAAGTGCACACTGTGTGGAGATTGCGTGACAGTTTGCCATGCCGGGGCGCGGACGATCGTGGGCAGGGAGGTCACTGCGGAGGAGGTCATGGCTGAGATCCGGAAGGACAGGGATTTCTACGAGGAATCGGGGGGCGGAGTAACCTTCTCAGGGGGTGAACCACTGGCACAGCCAGGTTTTCTAGAGCTTCTGCTGAAGAGGTGCAAAGAAGAAGAGTACCGCACGGCTGTCGAGACCACGGGGTTGGCCAAGCTGGAGGATCTTCTAAGGATAAGCGAGACGACCGACCTGTTCTTGTACGACCTGAAACTGATGGATGACAAAGAGCACAGGAAGTTCACGGGTACCTCCAACAGGGTGATACTCGACAACCTTAAGGCCTTATCACTCTATCACGAGAGCATCATAGTACGAGTTCCCATTATACCTGGGGTGACTGACAGCGAACATAACCTCCTCAGGCTGGGCGAGTTCCTGTCAGGCTTGAGGAGCGTGAGAGAGGTGCATTTGCTCCCGTATCACAGGCACGGCGCTGACAAGTACACGCGGCTGAGCAGGCGCTACAGTCTACCGGAAATGCGGCCGCCGGACGACGAAACGATGAACAGGATTGCGGAGAGGCTGAAGGCTGCTCACAAGAGGATCAAGATCGGGGGGTAGGCCTGATCATGAACGAGCGGGTTGCCATACTGAGGCGGCAGAGTCTGGATCTGAAGCCCTTCATAACCAGCGAGAGGGCCGAACTGGTGACGCGGTTTTATCGGGAGTATGGTGCAGCGGTTTCCGTTCCCGTCCGCCGGGCGCTGGCGTTCAGGTACCTAATGGAGAACAAGGCCATTTACATCGGGGAGGGAGAACTGATAGTAGGGGAGAGGGGTCCTGGCCCCAAGGCTACGCCTACGTATCCGGAACTCTGCTGCCACAGCCTGGAGGACCTCGAGATACTCAACTCCAGGGAGAAAGTACCCTTTGCGGTGAGTGCCGAAGTGAGGGGCGTGTACCGGGAGGAGATCATACCCTTCTGGAAGGGCAAGTCGATGCGGGACATGATATTCGCGGAGATGTCGGATGAGTGGAAGACCGCGTACGAGTGCGGCGTTTTCACCGAATTCATGGAGCAGAGGGCGCCTGGTCACACCGTCCTGGACGACAAGATCTACCGTAAGGGTTTCCTTGACTTCAAGAGAGATATCCAGGCCAGCCGCGACAGGCTGGACTACCTGAACGATCCCGAGGCGTATGTCAAGCGGGAAGAATTGAAGGCCATGGCGATATGTGCTGACGCGATCATCAGGTTCGCAGAGCGGCACGCCGAGAAAGCGAGGGAGTTGGCCGGAAAGGAAAGGGATCCCCACAGAAGGGAGGAACTGGAGCAGATCGCGGAGGTTTGCAGCCGCGTGCCTGCTTATCCCCCCAGGAGTTTCTGGGAGGCGTTGCAGGCGTACTGGTTCGTTCACCTGGGGGTTATCACCGAGCTGAACCCCTGGGATGCCTTCAACCCGGGGCGGCTCGACCAGCATCTTTATCCGTTCTACAAGAAGGGGCTTGAGGACGGCACGCTGACTGTGGAAAAGGCAAGGGAGTTGCTGCAGTGCTTCTGGATCAAGTTCAACAACCAACCTGCGCCACCCAAGGTCGGCGTAACTGCCGCGGAGAGCGCCACATACACGGATTTCGCCAACATCAACCTGGGTGGTCTCAAGCCCGATGGTTCCAACGGGGTTAACGAGCTCACGTATCTCCTTCTCGAAGTGATCGATGAGATGAGATTGGTACAGCCGAGCACGAACATCCAGCTGAGCAGGAAGAGCCCAGACCGGTTCCTCAAGGCAGCGTGCAGGGTGATCCGCAAGGGCTGGGGGCAGCCGTCGATATTCAACTGCGATGCGATCATCGAGGAACTTCTGCGCCAGGGCAAGTGCCTTGAGGATGCGCGGAACGGCGGTGCAAGTGGATGTGTCGAGACCGGTGCATTTGGGAAGGAAAGCTACATCCTCACCGGCTACTTCAATCTCGTGAAGATACTGGAGCTCGCTCTGCACAACGGTGTTGACTCGCGGACCGGGAAGCAGGCTGGTCCGAGGACAGGGGATGCCTGTCAATTCACGAGCTACGAGCAACTTTTCCACGCCTTCAGGGCCCAGCTCAGGTACTTCATAGACATCAAGATCAAAGGGAGCAACATCATTGAAAGGATGTTCGCTCACTACATGCCGGTGCCTTTCCTGTCCATTCTTATTGACGACTGCATCCAGAAGGGCAAAGACTACAACGATGGCGGGGCGCGTTACAACACCAACTACATCCAGGGGGTTGGTTTGGGAACGGCGACGGACAGCCTTTCCGCGATCAAGTATCACGTGTTCGACGAGAGAAACCTGACCATGAGCCAGTTGCTGGAGGTGCTGCAGGCGAACTTCTCGGGCGAGGAGAGAGTGCGACAGATGCTGCTTCACAGGACGCCCAGATACGGCAACGATGATGACTACGCCGATTCCGTCATGACTTCCATATTCAATGCGTTCTACGAAGCAGTGGATGGAAGGGGTAACACGAAGGGAGGGGTGTACCGAATAAACATGCTTCCGACCACGTGCCACGTGTACTTCGGTTCGGTCGTGGGAGCCACGCCGGACGGGAGAAAGGCCTGGCAACCGCTCTCCGAAGGCATTTCGCCCGTGCAGGGTGCCGACCGGCGCGGGCCCACGGCGGTCATCAAGTCTGCCGCCAAGATGGACCACGTGCGTACGGGTGGCACCCTGCTGAACCAGAAATTTACTCCCCAGATCGTCGAGGGTGATGAGGGAATTGACAGGCTGGCCAACTTGGTGCGGACCTATTTCCGGCTGGGCGGCCACCACATCCAGTTTAACGTGATTGGCGTGGAGACCCTGCGTGCTGCGCAGAAGGACCCGGAGAAGTACAGGCACCTCATCGTCCGTGTGGCGGGGTACAGCGATTACTTTTGCGACCTCAGCAAACCTCTCCAGGACGAGATCATAGCCCGGACGGAGCACAGCTCTTTTTGAGCCGAGGCGCTTTGGAAAATGGACTTGTCCTGGCATGCTGGGAGCAGGTGGTATGAGCTGAAGGAGACGAGGCTAGAGTGTTATCTTCTGCTGGTGGGGTACTGCTACTGGGTAGGGTTCTCCGGCCGGCGAAGCCGCTGGCGCAGCTAATTGCGGGCGAGTAGCCGGACATGCCTGTCTGTCCCCTACTGCTTTGCGCAGGGTGAGTTGATACTGGAGCCGGCGGTGGTGTGAAGTCCGCCGGTGGGGCGAGTACCCAGACCGGCTTTCGACAGTTTGTAGGAAGACATGAGGCGTAGATTGGCTTCGCTCAAAGGTTTCCGGGCTGGAAGTTTCTCCGCGTGTAACTACATTTGTCAGGTTTTCGGCTCCGCCAGGAGCACGAGCGGTGGTTCCTTCACGTTACCCGAGGCCTGGTGCACGAGCATCGGGGCCAGGAGGTTCCGGTCCGAAAGGTTGTATGGAGTCGATCACAAAGGACGCCGCCACCATCGAGACATAGCCGTGGAGCGATGGGTACACGTCGAAAGCTATGTTCATGGGCTGGTGCCAGAGCAACCAGTAGGAACCGACGACCAGGCTGGCCGGCTCCCGAGGGAGCCTTCTCTGGAGTTCGACCAGGGCAAATCCTCGCCATCCCGGCTCCTCAAGGAGCCGGCTCGTGAAAATCGCGGTCGCAAAGCGGATGGGGATGGTGATCACCAGCCACCATCCCAACTCGTCGGGGCCCGGCTTCAGGAGCTTGAGCGCCGTCTCATTCCCGTCAGCGAAGTTCATGAGGGTTCCGGCGCCGTGACAAGAGGGAACGCGAGGACGGAACCCGTGAGCCATCTGCTGCGGGCGTTCCTGATCCCGACCTGCCTGAACACATTCTCCAGTTTGAACTGGCCTTTGGAGAGTCTCTCGGTTACTGTTACGTACAGGGCCAGGAGGGGGCGAGGCAGCTCCCAGGGTCGAGAGGATTATGGTACGGAGCTGGTCGCCGCCATCATGAGAATCCAGGGCGCCCATGCCAGGGGGACGGTCAGGAGGAAGAGCAGTTTGTTTTTGAGCGGTCCCGGTGTGGTCACGAGAGTTGCCCCCCTTACCACTCGGCGAATGCACCCGGGGCTGTGTCGGCGGATGCACCGATCCGTTCCCCGCCGTGGGGGTGTGAAGGGCGGCGGCCAGATCCTCGGGACCGAGGCGGTGCTCGAAGAGGGCGAAGCGGTGTCGCCTGAGCAAGGCGGGTTTTCGCGGATGGCCCGCAAAAACGGCGAGCGGCACGCGCCCAGGAGGCCCACTTCGCAGAGGTTATCGCAGGAAACGGGCACGAAGGGGCAGGGCTCCACGCCGCCCTGGGAGTTGATGTGCAGGGAAGCACGCCCCGCCGCCGAGCAGCGGTTTCCCGGCCATACTCGTCGGGCAGGAGCTGCACCAGGACGATGGGCTCGCGCCGCCGGAGCTTCAGGACCGGCTGGCGGAATGCCTGCCGCCGAGCCTCGTCCAGCATCCAGTCCTCCCTCGGGTTCTCATCGCAGGGGACGTACTCGGTGAAGAAGCCGACCGAGCAACCGAGCAACATCATCCTGTCGACGAACTCGTCGCTCCGGAGGTGGGCGGTGTTGGCCGCTGTATCGGCCCGTCCGACGTTTGCAGCGGCGTCGTTTGGCGCGTCGTACTTCCAGCCTGTTGTCTCTGGCGCAATCCTTTCGGGAAGGAGGTGAAGCTCGTGGCGGTAGCTATCGCTGAGGACATCGACCGTGTTCTGGATGAATTCGCGGAAATGTGTCGGGCACGTGCGGCGATTCGCCGAGTGGTACGAGCAAAGCTCCGGACCTTTTGACCCGGCGGCGGTCACACCGCTTGACGTGGCTGAGCACAGGCGGTGGCTGCAAGGTCGCGGACACAAGGCCGCCACGGTGAATCTCGCCCGGGTAGCGCTGGCGAGGTTTTTCTCCTGGGCGGCTGGGGCTGGTTTGAGCTCTCTCAACCCCGCTGCCGGTGTGAAGAGGGTGCCCGAGCAGGTCCCGGGCCCCAGGTGGCTTGACCGCAGGGCGGTGGGCGCGCTGATGCGGGCGGTCATGGGGTACGGTACCGTGCGGGACCGGGTGTTGATCATGCTTTTGCTGCACACCGGCCTGCGCGTGAGCGCGGCCTGCGGGCTGCGGGTAGACGACCGTGGAGCTCAGGGAGCTGTCGCGCCGGGTGCGGGTAAGGCACGGCAAGGGCCGCAAGTACCGCGAGGTGCCGCTGAACGTGACCATCCGCAAGGTGCTCAAGGAGTACCTGGAGTCCGGCCATCCGGGTGGCGAGTGGCTGTTCCTGAACCGCTACGGGGAGCGGCTCAACGAGCGTTCCGCGGAGCGGGTGGTGCGGAAGTACGCCCGGCTCGCCGGCCTGGACCGGGTCACCGTGCATACGCTCAGGCACACGTTCTGCAAGATGCTGGTTGACGCTGGCGAGAGCCTGGACCGGGTGGCAGCGCTGGCGGGGCATGCGAGCCTGAACACGATGGCGCGGTATACGAGGCCGTCGTTCAGGGATCTTGAGAGGGCTGTCGGCCGGCTTGCCTGGGCATGATGTATCGACTGTGGGCAGCCGCCCCGTGCAGCGAACATCTGCGGGGCTGCCCCTGCTGCCAGCCCGGCAAGAGAGGAGGTGCCAGCCCGGCAGACGAAGTACTATTGAGAACCTTGATCGAGGAGGTTGCCGGGATGTCCGGCCCATGCCGGCTTGACTTTGACCCCACATCTTTGTTCCGAAGGTACGAGGGGAACCCCATTCTGACCCGGCACAACTGGCCCTACCCGGCAAATGCAGTCTTCAACCCCGGTGCCGTGGAATGTGGCAGTCAGACAGTCCTCCTGGCCCGGGTTGAAGATTTGAGGGGCTATTCCCACCTCACCGTTGCCAGGAGCCCGGACGGGAGGTCCGGCTGGGAGGTGTCCTCCCGGCCAACCCTCGAGCCGGATCCTTCCTATCAGGAAGAACGCTGGGGGATCGAGGACCCGCGGATAGTGTGGATGGACGAGCTGGAGGAATGTGCGGTGACCTGTGTGTCCTTCTCCAGGGGAGGCCCTGTGGTATCGCTATACACCACCAGGGACTTCGAGGAGTTCAGGCGATATGGGCCGCTTCTGCCGCCGGAGGACAAGGATGCTTCTCTCTTCCCAAGACGGGTTAACGGACGGTTCGTGCTGATACACCGGCCCATCATCAGGGGTGAAGCCCACATCTGGATAGCCTTTTCCCCGGACCTCAAGTACTGGGGGGACCACAGGGTCGTGATACCCGCCAGGCCGGGTTCCTGGGATGGCTCCAGGGTGGGCCTGGGTCCTCCCCCCATAGAGAC
This window encodes:
- a CDS encoding sugar ABC transporter ATP-binding protein, whose amino-acid sequence is MGNQPIAILRSISKRFDGVEALRDVSLAIERGTIHALVGENGAGKSTLGKIMGGVYRPDSGQILVEGRPVAYGSPRDALADGIALISQEVALVSQRTVLDNVFLGIESIRRGFVQNGEMRKRYEQLTTHSGLYIPPDALVSSLRLAEQKKVEILRAVARDARLIIMDEPTAALSAEETQRLFSLIRRLKAIGTTIVYVSHFLEEVLSLADTVTVLRNGQCIRTSPVSQETPESLVESMLGRYVSLGFPEKIYPAARAPVALSVNGLDRNGAFADISFEIRAGEIVGLAGLVGSGRSEVARAIFGADRRTAGTIRVRGKVVNPRSPREAIEAGIALLPESRKLQGLILKLPVGHNVSLPYLRQVAWGPFVRSHIEHRRVGQLLSELDVRPADPRVEARSLSGGNQQKVLFAKWLFGQPYVLIADEPTAGVDVGAKRAIYRLIHSLGREGVAVLLISSDLAEVLGLAHRVLAMRRGRIVGEFSGSELTQDGVMHAIFAADQGGADE
- a CDS encoding ABC transporter permease; translated protein: MTKAAMDWARVCASKRGLSTIRTILRNYGIILAFVSLFVVLSFSTPAFLTVRNLHNIVDQSAEVGIVACAMTLAIISGNFDLSVGAIFAFAGCLAAMVAANGYVGAGLILGVLAGLLFGLINGSIIAGFRAHSFIATLATGYMIRGLAMILTGGRLIIVGSPAFKTLGQGSFMGIKYPIFVLLVWVVFTWMLLSKTTFGRAVYAIGGNAEAARLSGIRVDRVRTLIFGLNGISAALAGLLTVSRISQGQADIGSLVDLQAISRVVIGGTSILGGEGAIWRTVFGVLLMRLMANGFNILNVSPFYQRVFEGAVILFAVALDTLTRSRRQS
- a CDS encoding glycyl-radical enzyme activating protein; protein product: MAGVIFDIMRYAIHDGPGIRTVVFLKGCPMSCWWCHNPEGQRPGQEIMLWAGRCIGCGECLKVCRHGAIINQGGTVLAVTEKCTLCGDCVTVCHAGARTIVGREVTAEEVMAEIRKDRDFYEESGGGVTFSGGEPLAQPGFLELLLKRCKEEEYRTAVETTGLAKLEDLLRISETTDLFLYDLKLMDDKEHRKFTGTSNRVILDNLKALSLYHESIIVRVPIIPGVTDSEHNLLRLGEFLSGLRSVREVHLLPYHRHGADKYTRLSRRYSLPEMRPPDDETMNRIAERLKAAHKRIKIGG
- a CDS encoding glycyl radical protein, translated to MNERVAILRRQSLDLKPFITSERAELVTRFYREYGAAVSVPVRRALAFRYLMENKAIYIGEGELIVGERGPGPKATPTYPELCCHSLEDLEILNSREKVPFAVSAEVRGVYREEIIPFWKGKSMRDMIFAEMSDEWKTAYECGVFTEFMEQRAPGHTVLDDKIYRKGFLDFKRDIQASRDRLDYLNDPEAYVKREELKAMAICADAIIRFAERHAEKARELAGKERDPHRREELEQIAEVCSRVPAYPPRSFWEALQAYWFVHLGVITELNPWDAFNPGRLDQHLYPFYKKGLEDGTLTVEKARELLQCFWIKFNNQPAPPKVGVTAAESATYTDFANINLGGLKPDGSNGVNELTYLLLEVIDEMRLVQPSTNIQLSRKSPDRFLKAACRVIRKGWGQPSIFNCDAIIEELLRQGKCLEDARNGGASGCVETGAFGKESYILTGYFNLVKILELALHNGVDSRTGKQAGPRTGDACQFTSYEQLFHAFRAQLRYFIDIKIKGSNIIERMFAHYMPVPFLSILIDDCIQKGKDYNDGGARYNTNYIQGVGLGTATDSLSAIKYHVFDERNLTMSQLLEVLQANFSGEERVRQMLLHRTPRYGNDDDYADSVMTSIFNAFYEAVDGRGNTKGGVYRINMLPTTCHVYFGSVVGATPDGRKAWQPLSEGISPVQGADRRGPTAVIKSAAKMDHVRTGGTLLNQKFTPQIVEGDEGIDRLANLVRTYFRLGGHHIQFNVIGVETLRAAQKDPEKYRHLIVRVAGYSDYFCDLSKPLQDEIIARTEHSSF
- a CDS encoding CPBP family glutamic-type intramembrane protease yields the protein MNFADGNETALKLLKPGPDELGWWLVITIPIRFATAIFTSRLLEEPGWRGFALVELQRRLPREPASLVVGSYWLLWHQPMNIAFDVYPSLHGYVSMVAASFVIDSIQPFGPEPPGPDARAPGLG
- a CDS encoding tyrosine-type recombinase/integrase gives rise to the protein MELRELSRRVRVRHGKGRKYREVPLNVTIRKVLKEYLESGHPGGEWLFLNRYGERLNERSAERVVRKYARLAGLDRVTVHTLRHTFCKMLVDAGESLDRVAALAGHASLNTMARYTRPSFRDLERAVGRLAWA
- a CDS encoding glycosidase, with translation MSGPCRLDFDPTSLFRRYEGNPILTRHNWPYPANAVFNPGAVECGSQTVLLARVEDLRGYSHLTVARSPDGRSGWEVSSRPTLEPDPSYQEERWGIEDPRIVWMDELEECAVTCVSFSRGGPVVSLYTTRDFEEFRRYGPLLPPEDKDASLFPRRVNGRFVLIHRPIIRGEAHIWIAFSPDLKYWGDHRVVIPARPGSWDGSRVGLGPPPIETRQGWLVMYHGVRVTAAGSLYRLGLALLDLEEPWRVLRRSDEWVFGPRYSYEHVGDVPGVTFPTGAIVDETTRELRIYYGAADTAICLASANIDEVMEYMRGCPSPG